Proteins from a single region of Candidatus Hydrogenedentota bacterium:
- the tpiA gene encoding triose-phosphate isomerase, which translates to MRKPLVAGNWKMNLLVADGVRLVNELKPLVAGITGVDIVVCPTFTALQAVGEALKGSNVELGGQNCYVKESGAFTGEISPQMLKDVGCSWTIIGHSERRQYFGESDALLNEKVKFALASGLKVMFCIGETLDERQGGKMNDVLARQVTQGLAGLTEADFDRVSVAYEPVWAIGTGVTATPEQAQEAHAFVRGLLKTQFGAAVADKVRIQYGGSVKADNAAELMAKPDVDGALVGGAALKADGFAAIVKGAL; encoded by the coding sequence GTGAGAAAGCCGTTGGTTGCCGGAAACTGGAAGATGAATCTGCTCGTCGCGGACGGCGTGAGGCTGGTCAATGAGTTGAAGCCGTTGGTGGCGGGAATCACGGGCGTGGATATCGTGGTATGCCCGACGTTTACGGCGTTGCAGGCCGTGGGTGAGGCGCTGAAAGGTTCGAACGTGGAACTGGGCGGCCAAAATTGTTATGTAAAGGAAAGCGGAGCCTTTACGGGTGAAATCTCGCCGCAGATGCTGAAAGACGTCGGCTGCTCCTGGACGATTATCGGCCACAGTGAACGGCGGCAGTATTTCGGCGAAAGCGACGCATTGTTGAATGAAAAAGTGAAATTTGCCTTGGCGTCGGGCCTCAAGGTCATGTTTTGCATCGGCGAGACCCTCGACGAACGCCAAGGCGGCAAGATGAACGACGTGCTGGCCCGCCAGGTCACCCAGGGTCTGGCCGGTTTGACCGAGGCCGATTTCGACCGGGTGTCGGTGGCCTATGAACCGGTCTGGGCCATCGGCACGGGCGTGACGGCCACCCCCGAACAAGCGCAGGAAGCGCACGCCTTCGTGCGTGGCTTGTTGAAGACGCAGTTCGGCGCGGCGGTCGCGGACAAGGTTCGCATCCAGTACGGCGGCAGCGTCAAGGCCGACAATGCCGCCGAGTTGATGGCCAAACCGGACGTGGACGGCGCGCTGGTCGGCGGCGCCGCGTTGAAGGCGGACGGGTTCGCGGCCATTGTGAAAGGCGCTCTGTAA
- a CDS encoding FAD-dependent oxidoreductase, with protein MLDSLGRRSFLASAGGAALGASALGKGVAAAEPGQARHGKRRAPFREDRHEPDFCVVGGGMAGVCAALAAARHGAKVVLIQDRPVLGGNASSECRMHICGADRHKLPHLRETGILEELRLENAHRNPNSHYSIWDLILYEKVRFEPNITLLLNCSCLDAEMKGRRIQSVRAWQLTTQKWHTIRAALFADCSGDAILAPLTGAEFRIGHEARSEYNESIAPEIADRRTMGMTCLFQAREYATPQPFEPPPWIYRFDREEDLPYGAKGHRWLQMGYWWIELGGEDDSIADTESVRDELLKITLGVWDHIKNRGDHGADNWALEWIQFLPGKRESRRYVGDHVLTQNDIEAEGRFDDVVAYGGWSMDDHHSAGFRAVKLGAPATIFHPAPSPYGIPYRSLYSRNVANLMFAGRCISATHVALSSTRVMGTCSVMGQAVGTAAALACAKGIEPRGVNTHMRQLQQMLQDDDCYLPWKKHEFTGLTMRAALTASQGDPEPVRDGVERQIGTDPHAWIAHPGDVLMYTFPAETAVNEATLVLDSAMDKDITLSLHYATPDAVRIPAVMPKTFRVEGLSGGAWETIRRVENNRQRLVRIPVKRTLGGIRFVLEETWGAADSRVYAFHLA; from the coding sequence ATGTTGGATTCTTTGGGACGCAGATCGTTTTTGGCGTCGGCGGGCGGCGCGGCGTTGGGCGCGTCGGCGCTGGGCAAAGGCGTGGCGGCGGCGGAACCGGGGCAAGCGCGGCACGGCAAACGCCGCGCGCCTTTCCGGGAGGATCGCCATGAGCCGGATTTCTGCGTCGTGGGTGGCGGCATGGCGGGCGTCTGCGCGGCGCTGGCGGCGGCACGGCACGGCGCGAAGGTCGTGCTGATACAGGATCGCCCGGTTCTCGGCGGCAACGCATCCAGCGAGTGTCGCATGCACATCTGCGGGGCGGACCGCCACAAATTGCCGCATCTTCGTGAAACAGGCATCCTCGAGGAACTCCGCCTCGAAAACGCCCACCGCAACCCGAACAGCCACTATTCCATCTGGGATCTGATCCTGTATGAAAAAGTCCGTTTCGAGCCCAACATCACCTTGCTGCTGAACTGCTCATGCCTTGACGCCGAAATGAAAGGACGCCGCATTCAAAGCGTCCGCGCATGGCAACTGACCACCCAAAAATGGCACACGATTCGCGCGGCCCTTTTCGCGGATTGTTCGGGCGACGCAATCCTGGCCCCATTGACCGGGGCGGAGTTTCGCATCGGACACGAAGCCCGAAGCGAATACAACGAATCCATTGCGCCGGAAATCGCAGACCGCCGGACAATGGGCATGACGTGTCTTTTCCAGGCGCGCGAATATGCAACGCCGCAACCCTTTGAACCGCCGCCGTGGATTTATCGTTTCGATCGCGAGGAGGATTTGCCCTACGGCGCGAAGGGGCACCGATGGCTGCAAATGGGCTACTGGTGGATCGAACTGGGCGGCGAGGACGACAGCATCGCCGACACAGAGTCGGTACGCGACGAATTGTTGAAAATCACCCTGGGCGTATGGGACCACATCAAAAATCGCGGCGATCACGGCGCGGACAACTGGGCGCTCGAATGGATTCAGTTCCTGCCGGGCAAGCGCGAGAGCCGCCGCTATGTGGGCGACCATGTGCTTACACAGAATGACATCGAGGCCGAAGGCCGTTTCGACGATGTGGTCGCGTACGGCGGTTGGTCCATGGACGACCACCACTCCGCGGGTTTTCGCGCCGTGAAGCTCGGCGCCCCCGCGACGATATTCCATCCCGCGCCGTCGCCGTACGGTATCCCCTACCGGAGCCTGTACTCGCGCAACGTGGCGAACCTGATGTTTGCGGGGCGGTGCATCAGCGCGACGCATGTGGCGCTCAGTTCGACCCGCGTCATGGGCACCTGTTCCGTCATGGGCCAGGCCGTCGGCACGGCGGCGGCGCTTGCGTGCGCGAAAGGCATCGAACCGCGCGGCGTCAACACGCACATGCGGCAATTGCAACAAATGCTGCAGGACGACGATTGTTATTTGCCTTGGAAAAAGCACGAATTCACGGGGTTGACGATGCGGGCCGCACTGACGGCCAGCCAAGGCGACCCGGAACCGGTGAGGGACGGCGTCGAACGGCAAATCGGGACGGATCCGCATGCGTGGATCGCGCATCCGGGCGATGTATTGATGTACACATTTCCGGCCGAAACGGCGGTCAACGAGGCCACGCTGGTTCTGGACAGCGCGATGGACAAGGACATCACGTTGTCCCTGCACTACGCGACGCCCGATGCCGTTCGCATCCCCGCCGTCATGCCCAAAACATTTCGCGTCGAGGGATTGTCCGGCGGCGCATGGGAAACCATCCGGCGCGTCGAGAACAATCGCCAGCGGCTGGTGCGCATCCCCGTGAAACGAACACTCGGCGGAATCCGTTTCGTGCTCGAAGAAACATGGGGCGCCGCCGACAGCCGTGTCTATGCCTTCCATCTCGCCTGA
- a CDS encoding DUF2961 domain-containing protein → MRKAIWRCLFVVVSAAPAMLCPACAGPADVSPASPGSAFTAPDEVYRMPPGIETRWASVENPTAAKGQGGQAKGGRKGNPHFPIAPGETRVLAEEKSGTGTIRRIWATTSDRTPLMLRGIRLDFYWDGADKPAASVPLGDFFCMGLGRAYAFENEYFSSPEGRSFNCCIPMPFKKGMRITVTNTTKVALSLFFYDIDYTVGDPHGPDTLYFHAYFNRENPTTLRKDYEFLPKISGRGRFLGVNVGVIADTGKYFNAWWGEGEAKFYVDGDTEFPTLCGTGTEDYIGTGWFLGQYAHRYQGCPYADKERFQFCFYRFHVKDPVYFRKDLRVTMQQIGCWTPDSKPKMVASGKKYILAGAEQAPVDWTQGDGKNDYGLFEREDDWSSCCYFYLDRPENDLPPLKTLDERVKGLY, encoded by the coding sequence ATGCGAAAGGCAATTTGGCGTTGTTTGTTCGTTGTTGTGTCGGCGGCGCCGGCCATGTTGTGCCCGGCCTGCGCGGGACCGGCGGATGTTTCCCCGGCCTCGCCGGGAAGCGCGTTCACGGCGCCGGACGAAGTCTATCGGATGCCGCCCGGCATCGAAACGCGGTGGGCCAGCGTCGAGAATCCCACGGCCGCGAAAGGGCAGGGCGGCCAGGCCAAGGGCGGGCGAAAGGGCAACCCGCATTTTCCGATTGCGCCCGGTGAAACGCGCGTCCTTGCCGAGGAAAAGTCCGGCACGGGAACGATCCGGCGCATCTGGGCTACGACCAGCGATCGGACGCCGTTGATGCTGCGCGGAATACGCTTGGATTTTTATTGGGACGGCGCGGACAAGCCCGCCGCGAGCGTGCCGTTGGGCGATTTCTTCTGCATGGGCCTCGGCCGGGCCTATGCCTTTGAAAACGAGTATTTTTCGAGTCCCGAAGGCCGCAGTTTCAACTGTTGCATTCCAATGCCGTTCAAAAAGGGCATGCGCATTACGGTTACCAACACCACAAAGGTCGCCTTGTCGCTCTTTTTCTACGATATTGATTACACGGTGGGGGATCCGCACGGTCCCGACACGCTCTATTTCCATGCCTATTTCAACCGGGAGAATCCCACGACGCTGCGCAAGGATTACGAGTTTCTGCCGAAAATATCGGGGCGCGGCCGTTTCCTCGGGGTCAATGTCGGCGTGATTGCCGACACGGGAAAATATTTCAACGCATGGTGGGGCGAGGGCGAAGCCAAATTCTACGTTGACGGCGACACAGAATTTCCGACGTTGTGCGGCACGGGCACGGAAGATTACATCGGGACGGGCTGGTTTCTGGGGCAGTACGCGCATCGCTACCAGGGATGTCCCTATGCCGACAAGGAACGGTTTCAGTTTTGTTTCTACCGGTTTCACGTGAAGGATCCCGTCTACTTCCGCAAGGATCTCCGCGTAACCATGCAGCAAATCGGCTGCTGGACCCCCGACAGCAAGCCCAAAATGGTCGCTTCGGGGAAGAAATACATCCTGGCCGGAGCTGAACAGGCGCCTGTGGACTGGACGCAGGGCGATGGGAAGAACGACTACGGCCTGTTCGAGCGCGAGGACGACTGGTCGAGTTGCTGTTATTTCTATCTCGACCGACCCGAAAACGACCTCCCGCCGCTCAAAACGCTCGACGAGCGCGTCAAGGGCCTTTATTGA
- the secG gene encoding preprotein translocase subunit SecG translates to MWDVIWWILIVPYVLSCIGLIVIVLLQKGKGVGFAGAFGVGAGSETVFGPRASKSLPQKLTYIMAGIFMTLALVMSIIVGRIGKGSAPEKLSEDASAITAPADQALTPGTLDDLGSALTDNAPVAPSTSVTVTPAEAPAAPVEAPAAPAEEAPAAPVEAPVSPAEAPAAPSEAPAAPATN, encoded by the coding sequence ATGTGGGATGTGATTTGGTGGATTTTGATAGTACCGTATGTGCTTAGTTGCATCGGGCTGATCGTCATCGTGCTCCTGCAAAAAGGCAAGGGGGTCGGATTTGCCGGCGCGTTTGGCGTCGGCGCGGGTTCCGAAACCGTTTTCGGGCCGCGCGCGAGCAAGAGCCTCCCGCAAAAACTGACTTACATCATGGCCGGGATTTTCATGACGTTGGCGTTGGTCATGTCCATCATCGTGGGGCGTATCGGCAAGGGATCGGCGCCTGAAAAACTGTCGGAAGACGCCTCGGCCATTACCGCGCCCGCCGACCAGGCCCTGACACCGGGCACGCTCGACGATTTGGGTAGTGCGCTCACAGACAATGCGCCTGTCGCGCCCTCGACATCCGTGACAGTGACGCCCGCGGAAGCACCCGCGGCTCCAGTGGAAGCGCCCGCGGCTCCGGCGGAAGAAGCGCCCGCGGCTCCAGTGGAAGCGCCCGTATCGCCTGCGGAAGCGCCCGCGGCTCCCTCGGAAGCGCCCGCGGCTCCGGCGACAAACTGA